In Streptomyces sp. NBC_00878, a single window of DNA contains:
- a CDS encoding subtype B tannase: MKRRAVVMGLTAAAAVPTVGFASGARAAQATQAGQAGQAGSGASSAASGSSLVFDPDAYTEPAITIKDTDGVSHEVVYRFYKGASYVAKPVDATYQSLNVSVPVKIDGKVVDATDAPILLANAIGGYMPSSVANNTGISGSGMGGGTSRQALALAAGYVVVEPGARGRTLVDSAGTYYGTAPAAIVDLKAAVRYVKFNKGRIPGNVRRIVSSGVSAGGALSSLLGASGDSPLYAPYLKAIGAADASDAIFAVGAWCPITDLEHSDMAYEWCWGGNPLASGAQVDQTISKELKASYGDYLASLGLRANGFGRLTARNLDEYLVKTHLEPSATRYLAALSDADRATYLAANTFITWSGGKATFSWADFLTHVGARKKNAPSFDGFDLATGENNLFGTGTTKARHFTLYSLRHENGSSARLDADIPAKLDLMNPMYHLVEDVNGNRSKHWWIRLGTKDTDTSLSVAGNLSARLTSLGDDVDTAYYWDAGHGADEDPGDFIKWMAEVSG, translated from the coding sequence GTGAAGCGCAGAGCAGTGGTCATGGGACTCACGGCGGCCGCGGCGGTGCCGACGGTCGGGTTCGCCTCCGGTGCGCGGGCCGCGCAGGCCACGCAGGCTGGGCAGGCTGGGCAGGCTGGGAGCGGGGCTTCTTCGGCGGCCTCGGGCTCCTCCCTGGTCTTCGACCCCGACGCCTACACCGAGCCGGCCATCACCATCAAGGACACCGACGGCGTCTCCCACGAGGTCGTCTACCGCTTCTACAAGGGCGCCTCGTACGTGGCGAAGCCGGTCGACGCGACGTACCAGTCCCTGAACGTCAGCGTCCCGGTGAAGATCGACGGCAAGGTCGTCGACGCCACCGACGCGCCCATCCTCCTCGCCAACGCCATCGGCGGTTACATGCCGTCGTCCGTGGCGAACAACACCGGGATCTCCGGCTCCGGGATGGGCGGCGGGACCAGCCGCCAGGCGCTGGCGCTCGCCGCCGGGTACGTCGTCGTGGAGCCGGGCGCCCGCGGCCGTACCCTCGTCGACTCCGCGGGGACGTACTACGGCACCGCCCCCGCCGCCATCGTGGACCTGAAGGCCGCCGTCCGGTACGTGAAGTTCAACAAGGGCCGCATCCCGGGCAACGTGCGGCGGATCGTCTCCTCCGGCGTCAGCGCCGGCGGGGCCCTGTCCTCACTGCTCGGCGCGTCGGGCGACAGCCCGCTGTACGCCCCGTACCTGAAGGCGATCGGCGCGGCCGACGCGAGCGACGCGATCTTCGCCGTCGGCGCCTGGTGCCCGATCACCGATCTCGAACACTCCGACATGGCGTACGAGTGGTGCTGGGGCGGCAACCCGCTCGCCAGTGGCGCGCAGGTCGACCAGACGATCTCCAAGGAACTGAAGGCCTCGTACGGCGACTACCTGGCCTCCCTCGGGCTGCGCGCGAACGGCTTCGGCAGGCTCACCGCGCGCAACCTCGACGAGTACCTGGTGAAGACCCACCTGGAGCCGTCGGCCACCCGGTACCTCGCCGCGCTGTCGGACGCGGACCGTGCGACCTACCTGGCCGCGAACACGTTCATCACCTGGTCCGGCGGCAAAGCGACCTTCTCCTGGGCCGACTTCCTCACCCACGTGGGCGCCCGGAAGAAGAACGCGCCGTCGTTCGACGGCTTCGACCTGGCCACCGGCGAGAACAACCTGTTCGGGACGGGGACCACGAAGGCACGCCACTTCACGCTCTACAGCCTGCGGCACGAGAACGGCAGCAGCGCGCGTCTCGACGCCGACATCCCCGCGAAGCTCGACCTGATGAACCCGATGTACCACCTCGTCGAGGACGTGAACGGGAACCGGTCGAAGCACTGGTGGATCCGCCTCGGCACCAAGGACACCGACACGTCGCTCTCGGTCGCGGGCAACCTCTCCGCCCGCCTGACGAGCCTGGGCGACGACGTCGACACCGCGTACTACTGGGACGCCGGTCATGGCGCCGACGAGGACCCGGGCGACTTCATCAAGTGGATGGCGGAGGTGTCGGGCTAG
- a CDS encoding SigE family RNA polymerase sigma factor — translation MPGPPDVFAGAGDERPGIDELYAHRRLQLVRLALLLVDDLPTAEDVVQDVFAALYRRYGERLSGLDNPDAYLRTSVVNTSRSVLRRRRTVRAHVPEREGHAPSAEEPVLLNEEHGEVIAALHCLTRRQREVLVLRYWSHLSEAQIADTLGLSRGAVKSTASRALAALRRQLEAS, via the coding sequence GTGCCGGGCCCACCGGATGTCTTCGCCGGTGCCGGTGATGAGCGGCCCGGGATTGACGAGTTGTACGCCCACCGGCGTCTGCAACTGGTGCGGTTGGCGCTGCTGTTGGTGGATGACCTTCCGACGGCGGAGGACGTGGTGCAGGACGTGTTCGCTGCGCTGTACCGCCGTTATGGGGAGCGGCTGTCCGGGCTGGACAATCCGGACGCGTACCTGCGGACGAGTGTGGTCAACACCTCGCGCTCGGTGCTGCGTCGGCGCCGTACGGTGCGGGCGCATGTCCCCGAGCGTGAGGGGCATGCGCCGTCGGCGGAGGAGCCGGTGCTGCTCAACGAGGAGCACGGAGAAGTGATCGCCGCGTTGCACTGTCTGACGCGGCGGCAGCGTGAGGTGCTGGTGCTGCGGTACTGGTCCCACCTGAGTGAGGCGCAGATCGCCGATACGTTGGGGCTGTCCCGTGGGGCGGTCAAGTCGACCGCGAGCCGGGCGCTGGCGGCCCTGCGGCGGCAGTTGGAGGCTTCCTGA